The DNA window GTTTTTCTTGATCTGCGACAGCATTGCGGCCTGTTCGGACCGGCGTCTGCCTTCCGGCCGGATCAGCAGGAAATACCAGGCGACGCCCATCACCAGCAAAGGCAACAACATGCCGTACGAGCCGAACAGACCACCATCGCCCGCGCCCGCAGCTCCACCGGCCCCTCCGGCGCCGCCTGCGGCTTCTCCCGCTTGAGCAAATATCGCGGCGCTGCTCGCGAGCGAGGACGACACAATCCCAGGGATCGCTTCCAGTAAAAACATGCCTTCGGGCGAAAACGCCTTCTCCTCAGCGAAAAGTAATAGCGGGGCAAGCGGCGGGGGTGGCCTCAGCGGCGACGCGTCCTTCTGTTAATTCGCCGCCAATCGTCTCTTCTTGATCGTTGCTGCTGGATCCTGTGATCCGTTCCTGACTCTCAGGAAAAATGCATTCCCACAACGCAACACAGCCAATCCACCTGGCCGGCAAATCGCCAGCACGGGCAACTACGGATGCGTAATGGATTCCAAGGAGTTACCGCGAAGCACGAAGAACAGGAAACGGCCTGCGTCGTTTCCAGGGTGAACCGGCGCGCCAATCGCACGCGGGTTCAGGGTATTCTTTACGTTTGTCCGTCGGTATCCGCCTGGGCTTTCTCCCTGCGTCACCATGATTCGCTTGTGGCTGACACGTGTTAACAGGGTCCGCCAGGATAACTTCATGACATCTGCTGGCTTGCTGGCCCTCGGTAGAACCGGGGAAAACGTCGCCTCTTCGCCAGTCGTTATCCCGACGTAGCGGAATATCATAAAATCTTACGTAGTAACGAGCAAGAGCGGTCTGGAGCCTGCCCGCCCCCGCCGTTACGCTTTCTCTGACCGGCAGAGGCTCCCGCGACCCGGCTGGCGCCGATATCAGACCCTCTGCTTTCAGTGCTGCGAAGCGCAAGGCACTGCTGGCAATCAATCGCCCAGAACCCCTGATCTGCCCTGTCCTCCCACCAGGACAACGCGGTTTTCTCCCCCAGAAGGAGCGGGGTCAAGTGTATAATCGCTTTCATAACGCAGACTTGCGAAGTTTCGCTCGCTCACGAAAACCGCTCACCGCCCTGTTGTCCGGAAAGCAGACCCCATGCCCTTGTCGACCCGCCGTGAATGGCTTTCTGCGGCCGCCGCCGTCGGCGCCGCCAGCCTGGCTCCACAAAATCTGTTTGCCCAGGAAGTCCCGCCGGACGGTTTTCATTTAGCAACATTTAGTGCGGATATCACTCCGCCGCTCGGTCATCCCCTGCTAGCAGGCTGGCGAAAGCC is part of the Lignipirellula cremea genome and encodes:
- the yajC gene encoding preprotein translocase subunit YajC, with translation MFLLEAIPGIVSSSLASSAAIFAQAGEAAGGAGGAGGAAGAGDGGLFGSYGMLLPLLVMGVAWYFLLIRPEGRRRSEQAAMLSQIKKNDRVLTASGIFGVVVNAQKKFVTLRIDENNNTRIKVLRSAISSVLSEEDVNEPAESGAAKE